In a genomic window of Babylonia areolata isolate BAREFJ2019XMU chromosome 3, ASM4173473v1, whole genome shotgun sequence:
- the LOC143280170 gene encoding uncharacterized protein LOC143280170 produces MEQAFLSLTFDHPFWVNFLQYLSTRDKVSLRGVNRNCRDVVDSFFSKAVTLTVPMDMPPMLVRTMVRNNKCVRTLTAEHRKTVEVCCKTVDEIVPFFKYQVRLMSVDLSRSLFSSVKLAFDILVDHCRLLKKICLSCLHENMQPLAVRSDDWPFLGLLRNPLPCLQQLDISGNGSRGLSPTMFASLLEKHPRLHTLSVDSEVQVSLILAIRQNRQICDVMEREGVFREFDGIIQNGVGHLVSGQTDLDQVLEAWLASPNLTHLTLCMGGLNTRFQHEWILSKLLNYLPWAKQSLNLLQRFPVSAATEWVLQCSKGQRAEGEDVSSSPHQPEVHVNKCWKRVHNYTLDAFKDRVKEREAHCSCQKKLATV; encoded by the exons ATGGAGCAAGCCTTCTTGTCTCTGACGTTTGACCATCCCTTTTGGGTCAATTTCCTGCAGTATTTATCAACCAGAGACAAGGTATCTCTGCGCGGTGTGAACAGAAACTGCCGGGACGTTGTGGACTCATTCTTCAGCAAGGCAGTGACCCTTACTGTACCCATGGACATGCCTCCCATGCTGGTTAGGACAATGGTGAGGAACAACAAGTGTGTCAGAACCCTGACAGCAGAACACCGCAAGACAGTGGAAGTGTGTTGCAAGACAGTGGATGAAATTGTTCCCTTTTTCAAATATCAGGTCAGATTAATGTCTGTGGACCTGTCACGTTCTCTGTTTAGCTCTGTGAAACTTGCATTTGATATTCTGGTTGATCACTGTCGGCTACTAAAGAAGATCTGTTTAAGTTGTCTGCATGAAAATATGCAACCACTGGCAGTAAGATCAGATGACTGGCCTTTTCTTGGATTGCTGAGGAACCCCCTGCCTTGCTTGCAACAGCTTGACATCAGTGGAAATGGGTCACGTGGGCTGTCACCTACCATGTTCGCTTCATTGCTGGAGAAACATCCAAG ACTTCACACACTGTCCGTGGATTCTGAGGTACAAGTTAGTCTGATCTTGGCtatcagacagaacagacaaatttGTGACGTAATGGAACGGGAAGGAGTGTTCAGAGAGTTTGATGGCATCATTCAGAATGGAGTCGGCCATCTcgtcagtggacagacagacctagatCAGGTTTTGGAGGCTTGGCTGGCATCACCTAACTTGACACATCTCACCCTCTGCATGGGTGGTTTAAATACACGGTTTCAGCATGAGTGGATTTTGTCGAAGTTGTTGAACTATCTCCCCTGGGCAAAACAGTCGCTGAACCTATTACAAAGATTTCCTGTGTCCGCTGCTACAGAATGGGTTTTGCAGTGCAGCAA AGGACAAAGAGCAGAAGGTGAAGatgtgtcatcatcaccacatcagcCAGAAGTCCATGTAAACAAATGTTGGAAGAGGGTTCACAATTACACCCTGGATGCTTTCAAAGACAGAGTGAAG GAAAGAGAGGCCCATTGTTCCTGTCAGAAGAAACTGGCGACTGTGTAG
- the LOC143280397 gene encoding uncharacterized protein LOC143280397 translates to MTSTKSYRLRIEMEDPLYSGQKKLKVRGRDLQNLSRKVFNLLELEVLDLSPEREACLDYKLTSVPPAIGRLVNLTTLMLDTNWLAEVPKELALLQNLERLALSNNRLTQLPEEFRNLRSLKSLHAANNRFKDFPPHLCCILSLEFLDMSDNQIKALPEEISQLDNLQSLLLFINQLTKLPDSICDMKELRCLWVGNNRIRTLPSRFGVLENLDWGHRYTSSALDGNPLIHPPLEICRMGPQAIDRYMRGMDARKERRELKKEKGSEEEEEEEDGEERRRRRRSRGRSGNRSGSGRRSGSRRRSGSRRRSGSRRRRSGSGRRSGGRSRGRRSSKSRGSPWEDVEE, encoded by the exons ATGACGTCCACCAAATCCTATCGTCTCCGCATCGAGATGGAGGACCCCCTGTACAGCGGCCAGAAGAAGCTGAAGGTCAGGGGCCGGGACCTGCAGAACCTGTCCAGGAAAGTCTTCAACCTGCTGGAGCTGGAGGTGCTGGACCTCAGCCCTGAGCGGGAGGCCTGTCTGGACTACAAGCTGACCTCCGTGCCTCCCGCCATCGGCCGTCTGGTCAATCTGACCACTCTCATGTTGGACACTAATTGGttggctgag GTGCCCAAGGAGCTCGCCCTGCTGCAGAACCTGGAGCGGCTGGCCCTCAGCAACAACCGGCTGACGCAGCTGCCGGAGGAGTTCCGGAACCTCAGGAGTCTGAAGAGTCTGCACGCGGCCAACAACAGGTTCAAGGACTTCCCCCCTCACCTCTGCTGCATCCTCTCGCTAGAGTTCCTCGACATGTCCGACAACCAGATCAAG gCCCTCCCCGAGGAGATCAGCCAGCTGGACAACCTCCAGTCCTTGCTGCTCTTCATCAACCAGCTGACCAAGCTGCCGGACTCTATCTGCGACATGAAGGAGCTCCGCTGCCTGTGGGTGGGCAACAACCGGATCCGGACCCTTCCCTCTCGCTTCGGCGTCCTGGAGAACCTGGATTGGGGCCACCGCTACACCTCCTCCGCCCTGGATGGGAACCCCCTCATCCACCCTCCCTTAGAGATCTGTCGCATGGGCCCTCAGGCCATCGACCGCTACATGAGGGGCATGGATGCCAGGAAGGAGCGGCGGgaactgaagaaggagaaggggagcgaggaagaggaggaggaggaggacggggaggagaggaggaggaggaggaggagtagggggaggagtGGGAATAGGAGTGGAAGCGGGAGGAGAAGCGGGAGTCGGAGGAGAAGCGGGAGTCGGAGGAGAAGCGGAAGTCGGAGGAGGAGAAgcggaagtgggaggaggagtgggggcagGAGTAGGGGGAGAAGGAGCAGCAAGAGCAGAGGAAGCCCGTGGGAAGACGTGGAGGAGTAG